One Oscillatoria salina IIICB1 genomic region harbors:
- the tatC gene encoding twin-arginine translocase subunit TatC, translating into MPPTEVETAPEQDRYLDELPNDVEMSLFDHLEELRLRIFYSLIAGILGVIGCFFAVRPIVRLLEVPAQGVKFVQLAPGEFFFVSLKVAGYSGLLIASPFILYQIIQFVLPGLTRRERSLLGPIVLGSSILFFVGLAFSYLALVPAALNFFISYGADVVEQQWSIDKYFEFVLLLMFSTGLAFQVPIIQLLLGTLGIVSSQQMLAGWRFVVLGAVILGAVLTPSTDPVTQSLLAGAVLSLYFGGIGMVKLFGK; encoded by the coding sequence ATGCCTCCCACAGAAGTAGAAACAGCACCAGAACAAGATCGCTATCTCGATGAATTACCCAACGATGTCGAGATGTCTCTTTTTGACCACCTCGAAGAGTTACGACTGCGAATTTTTTACTCTCTAATCGCTGGTATATTAGGTGTAATTGGCTGTTTCTTTGCTGTTCGCCCAATTGTTCGTCTGCTTGAAGTTCCTGCCCAAGGAGTAAAATTTGTTCAGTTGGCTCCAGGAGAATTTTTCTTTGTCTCTTTGAAAGTAGCAGGATATAGTGGTTTGCTCATTGCTAGTCCTTTTATCCTTTATCAAATTATTCAGTTTGTTTTACCAGGGCTGACTCGTCGGGAACGTAGCTTACTCGGACCGATAGTTTTAGGTTCAAGTATTCTCTTTTTCGTTGGATTAGCCTTTTCTTATCTTGCTCTAGTTCCGGCGGCGCTGAATTTCTTTATCAGTTACGGAGCAGATGTGGTTGAGCAACAGTGGTCAATTGACAAGTATTTTGAATTTGTGCTGCTGTTAATGTTTAGTACGGGTTTGGCGTTTCAAGTCCCGATTATTCAGTTACTTTTAGGGACTTTGGGTATTGTCTCCTCACAGCAAATGCTGGCTGGATGGCGCTTTGTGGTTTTAGGAGCAGTAATTTTAGGCGCAGTGTTAACCCCTTCTACCGATCCTGTCACTCAATCTCTCCTCGCTGGGGCGGTACTGAGTCTTTATTTTGGCGGTATCGGTATGGTTAAGTTATTTGGTAAGTAG
- a CDS encoding DUF3067 family protein has translation MTGQELQQLLLNKWGKSYDIQLRKIKGRIYVQVMWKYLEQASFPLSEIEYIEHLNAVSSYLEAWGAVAQVEEYLEKTRDRPRLGKAVSIPLDLGEIESEWIV, from the coding sequence ATGACCGGACAAGAACTGCAACAATTGCTGCTCAACAAATGGGGAAAATCTTATGATATCCAGCTTAGGAAGATTAAAGGCAGGATTTACGTGCAGGTGATGTGGAAGTATTTAGAGCAAGCCTCGTTTCCTTTGAGTGAAATAGAATATATCGAGCATTTGAATGCAGTTTCTAGTTATTTAGAAGCGTGGGGAGCAGTTGCTCAAGTGGAAGAGTATCTTGAGAAGACGCGCGATCGCCCTCGACTGGGAAAAGCTGTCAGTATTCCTTTAGATTTGGGTGAGATCGAGTCAGAATGGATCGTTTAA
- the petC gene encoding cytochrome b6-f complex iron-sulfur subunit, protein MAQISGSSDVPDMGRRQFMNLLTFGTITGVAAGALYPVVKYFIPPSSGGTGGGVTAKDALGNDIVVSDFLASHSTGSRTLAQGLKGDPTYVIVTEDKEIASYGLNAVCTHLGCVVPWNGSENKFICPCHGSQYNAEGKVVRGPAPLSLALVHTNVTENDKLVFTDWEETDFRTGEDPWWT, encoded by the coding sequence ATGGCACAAATTTCCGGATCTTCCGATGTACCCGATATGGGTCGTCGTCAATTCATGAACTTATTGACCTTCGGTACAATCACTGGTGTAGCAGCAGGAGCGCTGTATCCAGTTGTCAAATATTTCATTCCCCCTTCTAGCGGAGGGACAGGTGGTGGTGTCACAGCGAAAGACGCTCTAGGTAACGACATCGTTGTCAGTGATTTTTTAGCGAGTCACAGTACAGGTTCTCGGACACTCGCTCAAGGATTAAAAGGCGACCCCACCTATGTGATCGTCACAGAAGACAAAGAAATAGCTAGCTACGGATTAAATGCAGTTTGTACTCACTTAGGTTGCGTCGTTCCCTGGAATGGAAGCGAGAACAAATTTATTTGTCCTTGTCACGGTTCTCAATACAACGCAGAAGGTAAAGTCGTGCGCGGTCCGGCACCTTTATCCTTAGCACTGGTTCACACTAATGTCACCGAAAACGACAAACTGGTATTTACAGATTGGGAAGAAACCGACTTCCGTACAGGTGAAGACCCTTGGTGGACATAA
- the petA gene encoding cytochrome f produces the protein MRTPSITAIGRILKQSIAKTTIIAIAMIAFFFASDIALPNSAAAYPFWAQQTAPETPRETTGRIVCANCHLAEKPAEVELPLSVLPDTVFEAVVKIPYDLDSQQVLGDGSKGGLNVGAVLMLPEGFKIAPPERIPEELKEKVGDTYFMPYSADQENVILVGPLPGEQYQEITFPILSPDPKTDKNVYFGKYPIHLGANRGRGQVYPTGNPSNNNVFNASVDGTIADISFEEYVGYSLSIETPDGETVVENIPPGPELIVSQGQLVTAGEALTNNPNVGGFGQEDAEIVLQSPNRIKWLLIFIAGIMLAQLLLIIKKKQVERVQAAEMNF, from the coding sequence ATGAGAACACCTTCAATCACAGCAATAGGGCGCATCCTCAAACAGAGTATCGCCAAAACAACAATCATTGCGATCGCAATGATTGCTTTTTTCTTCGCTAGCGACATCGCCCTACCTAATTCGGCGGCGGCTTATCCCTTCTGGGCGCAACAAACCGCCCCAGAAACTCCTCGCGAAACTACAGGACGAATTGTTTGCGCTAACTGCCACCTCGCAGAAAAACCTGCTGAAGTAGAATTACCTTTGTCTGTACTACCAGACACCGTATTTGAAGCTGTCGTCAAAATCCCCTATGACTTAGATAGTCAGCAAGTGTTAGGCGATGGTTCCAAAGGCGGTTTAAATGTCGGTGCAGTCTTAATGTTACCTGAAGGCTTCAAGATTGCTCCCCCAGAGAGAATTCCCGAAGAATTGAAGGAAAAAGTCGGGGATACCTACTTTATGCCTTATAGTGCAGACCAAGAAAACGTAATTTTGGTTGGTCCACTACCGGGAGAACAATACCAAGAAATTACCTTCCCCATTCTTTCTCCCGATCCCAAAACTGACAAAAATGTTTACTTTGGTAAATATCCCATTCACCTAGGCGCTAACCGAGGTCGCGGTCAAGTTTACCCTACAGGTAATCCAAGCAATAACAACGTTTTCAACGCTTCGGTAGATGGTACGATCGCCGATATTAGCTTTGAAGAATATGTCGGCTACTCACTCAGCATTGAAACTCCCGACGGGGAAACAGTCGTCGAAAATATTCCCCCAGGACCCGAATTAATTGTTTCTCAAGGACAGCTAGTAACTGCCGGAGAAGCCCTTACTAACAATCCTAACGTTGGTGGTTTTGGTCAAGAAGATGCTGAAATTGTCTTACAAAGCCCCAATCGCATCAAGTGGTTGTTGATATTTATCGCCGGAATTATGCTTGCACAACTATTGCTGATTATCAAGAAGAAGCAAGTAGAAAGAGTCCAAGCTGCGGAAATGAATTTCTAA
- a CDS encoding protein kinase domain-containing protein — MNTILAGRYQVVKHLGGGGFGQTFLAKDTHLPGHPHCVVKQLKPKIEDAATLEVAKRLFDREAETLYKLGDRDRIPRLLAHFEQNQEFYLVQEYIPGISLDEEITPSKQLSETHVRTLLTDILEVLAFVHQENVIHRDLKPANLIRREKDGKIVLIDFGAVKYSTQASSLQGETSLTIAVGSPGYMPSEQQAFKPRFSSDVYAVGILALQALSGLSARDLPQDDNGEFVCHLLPNRTPIDPNFAAVIEKMVRYDYRQRYQNAGEALAALKQLPPLEQQVGYDTPTICTPVAPKSPTTPQNSDLPTQPLVPAKAVVNSDLPTQKLAQPESNPEVNSYTPTEVISQPKTAPQTEKTPSKNCPKSFPKPLAIAGMVAAVGLSLFLGTTYLFSEDPEASVEIARETNLSADELLLKADELRKAEKYLRAIATYQQAIALDSEIPEAYWGLCYSLNQTLASRRALEACNRALELNPNYPEAFWSKGTALADLQKPAEAIDAYDRAIALEPNFAQVWNNRGTALMELELYQEALTAFEKAAEIDPNFVDAWANRGGALWALQRYDDAIASMDKALEINPNHPNANDLRQQARRELGR; from the coding sequence ATGAATACAATATTAGCAGGTCGTTATCAGGTCGTGAAACACTTAGGTGGTGGGGGTTTTGGTCAGACTTTTCTGGCGAAAGATACTCATTTACCAGGTCATCCTCATTGTGTGGTGAAGCAACTGAAGCCAAAAATTGAGGATGCAGCTACCCTAGAGGTAGCCAAACGTCTTTTTGACCGCGAGGCAGAAACATTATATAAATTAGGCGATCGCGATCGCATTCCTCGACTGTTGGCTCACTTTGAGCAAAATCAAGAATTTTATCTGGTTCAAGAATATATTCCAGGTATTTCTCTCGACGAAGAAATTACTCCCAGTAAGCAGTTAAGTGAAACTCATGTCAGAACACTTTTAACCGATATTCTTGAAGTGTTAGCATTTGTTCATCAGGAAAATGTCATTCATCGCGATCTTAAACCTGCTAATCTGATTCGCCGCGAAAAAGATGGCAAAATAGTTTTAATTGACTTTGGCGCGGTTAAGTACAGCACGCAAGCAAGTAGTCTTCAAGGAGAAACCAGTTTAACGATCGCGGTAGGTTCTCCTGGTTATATGCCGAGCGAACAACAAGCTTTTAAACCTCGTTTTAGTAGTGATGTCTATGCGGTGGGAATTCTGGCTTTGCAGGCTTTAAGTGGTTTATCAGCCCGCGATCTACCTCAAGATGACAATGGAGAATTTGTTTGTCATTTATTACCCAATCGTACCCCAATCGATCCTAATTTCGCCGCAGTAATTGAAAAAATGGTGCGCTACGATTATCGTCAGCGCTATCAAAATGCTGGGGAAGCCCTCGCTGCACTGAAACAACTACCACCACTAGAGCAACAAGTAGGTTACGATACACCAACTATTTGCACTCCGGTTGCACCAAAATCACCGACAACCCCACAAAATAGCGATCTACCAACTCAACCTTTAGTACCTGCTAAAGCTGTAGTTAATAGCGACTTACCGACACAAAAATTAGCTCAACCGGAATCTAACCCAGAGGTAAACAGCTACACACCAACAGAAGTAATTAGTCAACCAAAAACCGCACCTCAAACTGAGAAAACCCCAAGCAAAAACTGTCCGAAATCCTTTCCGAAACCTTTAGCGATCGCAGGTATGGTAGCAGCAGTGGGTTTAAGTTTATTCCTGGGTACAACTTATCTATTTTCTGAAGATCCAGAAGCGTCTGTCGAGATTGCACGAGAGACTAACTTAAGCGCAGACGAACTTTTACTCAAAGCAGACGAATTGCGTAAAGCCGAAAAATATCTAAGAGCGATCGCCACTTACCAACAAGCGATCGCCCTAGACTCAGAAATTCCTGAAGCTTATTGGGGACTTTGCTACAGCCTGAACCAAACTTTAGCATCTCGACGCGCCCTCGAAGCTTGCAATCGCGCCCTCGAACTCAACCCTAACTATCCCGAAGCATTTTGGAGTAAAGGTACAGCCTTAGCAGACTTACAAAAACCAGCAGAAGCGATCGACGCTTACGATCGCGCGATCGCCCTCGAGCCTAATTTTGCTCAAGTTTGGAATAATCGCGGCACTGCTTTAATGGAACTAGAACTTTACCAAGAAGCTTTAACAGCCTTTGAGAAAGCAGCCGAGATCGATCCTAACTTTGTGGACGCTTGGGCAAACCGAGGTGGAGCATTATGGGCGCTGCAACGCTACGACGATGCGATCGCTTCTATGGATAAAGCACTGGAAATCAATCCCAATCATCCCAATGCTAACGATTTACGTCAGCAAGCCAGACGCGAACTGGGACGTTAA
- a CDS encoding fasciclin domain-containing protein: protein MKRVSHLSLFVKLTALTAVVGLSAFPSTSALAEVESRQPLFNAPANSTKIDTYLAQTRNVGNLVEVAKENENLSTFAAAVEAADLDTTLSGSQNYTVFAPTNDAFEALPSGTVDALLKPENKPLLRQVLTYHVVQGKQTASDLRSGGLNTVGGGVAINTSDSGVVVNDARVTEADIEASNGVIHTVNRVLLPRNLRVRVLALTQTRTTTTTPQPIRALW from the coding sequence ATGAAACGGGTTTCCCACTTATCATTGTTCGTGAAATTAACTGCTTTAACTGCGGTAGTCGGCTTAAGTGCTTTTCCTAGCACTAGTGCTTTAGCGGAGGTAGAATCTCGTCAGCCTCTCTTCAATGCTCCAGCAAACTCGACCAAAATTGACACCTACTTGGCTCAAACCAGAAATGTCGGCAACTTGGTAGAAGTCGCCAAAGAGAATGAAAACTTAAGTACATTTGCTGCCGCCGTTGAAGCCGCCGATTTGGATACAACTTTGTCTGGTAGTCAAAATTATACTGTTTTCGCTCCGACTAATGATGCTTTTGAAGCTTTACCATCAGGAACTGTAGATGCGCTACTCAAACCAGAAAACAAACCCCTACTCAGACAAGTTTTAACTTATCATGTCGTCCAAGGGAAGCAAACTGCTAGCGATTTGAGAAGTGGTGGTTTGAATACTGTTGGTGGTGGTGTAGCTATCAATACGAGTGACAGTGGTGTAGTTGTTAATGATGCGAGGGTGACTGAAGCAGATATTGAAGCTAGTAATGGAGTTATCCATACTGTTAACCGGGTGTTACTTCCGAGAAATCTGCGGGTTCGTGTTTTGGCGCTAACGCAAACTCGCACAACAACGACAACTCCACAACCAATTCGGGCGCTGTGGTAA
- a CDS encoding adenylate/guanylate cyclase domain-containing protein, whose amino-acid sequence MRYLISAPDTPEEGRHELKIGVNTIGRAPDNSIVVMHGSISRHHAEINLTESRCTIQDLQSSNHTFVNEVKIDRWDLKDGDLIRCGNVIFKFVTLPLSAVNNREEEEIPATIVRQFTPEPTSVMMQDLLDEGQVAGSVLRIKQHNREQRSLDKLQILLEVSKELSSPETYDGLLFKILDLLLQIMNVDRAAILLVNETRKQLEAKAVKSRPGVTTDYQFYSKKITNTVLESGKAILTADATSDNRFSGSESILAQAIQASMCVPLKPRDRTIGVLYVDNLSVSNLYSDEDVEFLTALANQAAIAIDNAQLFQKMQAEAKLRGKLERFFPETISKKIKESENLAITEAEVTAVFSDISGYTKMSSQMSPRQVIEMLNQYFQIMVEEIVFPYEGTLEKYIGDALLAVWGVPYQRPDDADRAVRAAIEMQRAVGRFNNSWMQQGNQPISIHIGINTGKAAAGNIGSKRLIQFATIGDTTNVASRVCTAAEADEIMISQSTFDKLKDQTIPLEKLPPVMVKGKDEPLQLYKVLWQQIKSVATNVS is encoded by the coding sequence GTGCGTTATTTAATTTCTGCTCCAGATACGCCAGAAGAGGGAAGACATGAGTTAAAAATTGGTGTAAACACGATCGGACGCGCTCCAGATAATAGTATCGTGGTTATGCACGGCAGTATATCCCGTCACCATGCTGAAATCAACTTAACTGAATCTCGCTGTACGATCCAGGATCTCCAAAGCAGTAATCATACTTTTGTTAATGAGGTAAAAATCGATCGCTGGGATCTCAAAGATGGCGATCTGATTCGTTGCGGTAATGTGATTTTTAAGTTTGTTACTCTTCCTCTTTCCGCAGTAAATAATCGGGAAGAGGAAGAAATTCCAGCAACTATTGTGCGGCAATTTACTCCCGAACCTACCAGCGTAATGATGCAAGATTTGCTCGATGAGGGACAAGTTGCTGGTTCGGTTTTGCGAATTAAACAACATAACCGAGAACAGCGATCGCTGGATAAGTTACAAATTTTATTAGAAGTTAGTAAGGAGTTATCTTCTCCGGAAACTTACGATGGTTTGCTTTTCAAAATTCTCGATTTACTTTTGCAAATTATGAATGTAGATCGAGCCGCAATTCTCTTAGTTAATGAAACCAGGAAACAGTTAGAAGCGAAAGCGGTTAAATCTCGTCCTGGAGTAACTACTGATTATCAATTTTACAGTAAAAAGATTACTAATACAGTCCTGGAAAGTGGTAAAGCAATCTTAACTGCTGACGCGACAAGCGATAATCGTTTCAGTGGTTCTGAATCGATTTTAGCACAAGCAATTCAAGCTTCGATGTGCGTACCTTTAAAACCGCGAGATCGAACAATTGGAGTTTTGTATGTAGATAATTTGTCTGTCTCTAATCTTTATTCTGATGAAGATGTAGAATTTTTAACAGCCCTAGCTAATCAAGCCGCGATCGCGATCGATAATGCTCAACTTTTCCAAAAGATGCAAGCGGAAGCCAAGCTACGCGGTAAACTCGAACGTTTCTTTCCGGAAACTATTAGTAAAAAAATTAAAGAATCAGAAAATTTAGCTATTACTGAAGCCGAAGTTACTGCTGTTTTTTCCGACATTAGTGGCTACACGAAAATGTCTTCCCAAATGAGTCCTCGTCAAGTAATTGAAATGCTCAATCAATACTTTCAAATTATGGTCGAGGAAATTGTTTTTCCTTATGAAGGTACTTTAGAAAAATACATCGGCGATGCTCTTTTAGCAGTTTGGGGTGTTCCTTATCAACGCCCAGATGATGCCGATCGCGCTGTGCGTGCTGCCATTGAAATGCAACGGGCTGTTGGTCGCTTTAATAACAGTTGGATGCAGCAAGGAAATCAACCGATTTCAATTCATATTGGTATTAATACAGGTAAAGCCGCCGCCGGAAATATTGGCTCTAAAAGATTAATTCAGTTTGCCACAATTGGCGATACAACTAATGTCGCTAGTCGGGTTTGTACGGCGGCGGAAGCTGATGAAATTATGATTTCTCAAAGCACTTTTGATAAGCTTAAAGACCAAACTATTCCTTTAGAAAAACTACCTCCAGTTATGGTTAAAGGAAAAGATGAACCTCTACAGCTTTATAAGGTACTTTGGCAACAAATAAAATCTGTAGCCACCAATGTTTCTTGA
- a CDS encoding LOG family protein: MPLSPSEQHSLDSVSAELVKLIEQLPNVKHSKLIQRALAVLVRIASEEIDRLDWKILTASLEDLERGFAIFYPYRHVRKVTIFGSARIGDRTPEYLMAVDFARYLSKRGYMVMTGAGGGIMQAGNEGAGREHSFGLNIQLPFEQGANAFIEGDEKLINFKYFFTRKLFFLRESDAIALFPGGYGTQDEAFECLTLCQTGRYGPVPLVLIDKPGGDYWTSWHDYVCQHLVKRGLVSPEDPSIYTITDDVEIACAAIDKFYRVYHSSRYVGELFVMRLNHELLNAQVEELNDKFSDILTKGKITKSEALPEEAGDETVDLPRIVFYFNQRDLGRLYQMITLINQWEIHCEAEEHPERK, from the coding sequence ATGCCCTTATCTCCTTCAGAACAACATAGTTTGGACTCTGTAAGTGCAGAATTAGTTAAATTAATTGAGCAGTTACCGAACGTCAAACACAGTAAACTAATTCAACGAGCGCTAGCCGTGCTGGTGCGTATTGCTTCAGAAGAAATAGATCGCCTCGATTGGAAAATTTTGACGGCATCTCTAGAAGATTTAGAGCGCGGGTTTGCAATTTTTTATCCTTACCGTCACGTGCGTAAGGTGACAATTTTTGGTAGTGCGCGTATTGGCGATCGCACTCCTGAATACCTCATGGCAGTGGATTTTGCTCGCTACTTGAGTAAGCGAGGCTATATGGTGATGACTGGTGCGGGTGGGGGAATTATGCAAGCGGGTAATGAGGGAGCAGGTAGAGAACATTCCTTTGGGCTGAATATTCAATTACCTTTCGAGCAAGGAGCAAATGCTTTTATTGAGGGGGATGAAAAGTTAATTAACTTTAAGTATTTTTTCACCCGGAAACTGTTTTTCCTGCGCGAAAGTGATGCGATCGCGCTTTTTCCTGGGGGTTATGGAACTCAGGATGAGGCTTTTGAATGTTTAACTCTCTGTCAAACGGGAAGATATGGCCCTGTACCTTTAGTTTTAATCGATAAACCTGGTGGTGACTACTGGACATCTTGGCATGACTATGTTTGCCAACATTTAGTTAAAAGAGGTTTAGTCAGTCCGGAAGATCCGAGTATCTACACGATTACTGATGATGTTGAGATTGCTTGTGCGGCGATCGATAAGTTTTACCGAGTTTATCATTCGAGTCGCTATGTGGGTGAGTTGTTTGTCATGCGTCTCAATCACGAACTTTTAAACGCACAAGTTGAGGAGTTGAACGATAAGTTTAGCGATATTCTCACCAAAGGAAAAATTACTAAAAGTGAGGCTTTACCAGAAGAAGCGGGAGACGAAACTGTCGATTTACCTCGAATTGTTTTTTACTTTAATCAGAGAGATTTGGGTCGCTTGTATCAAATGATTACTCTGATTAATCAATGGGAAATTCATTGCGAAGCTGAAGAACATCCCGAACGTAAGTAG
- the trxA gene encoding thioredoxin, producing the protein MSAAATVTDATFKQDVLESEVPVLVDFWAPWCGPCRMVAPVVDEIAEQYQEQLKVVKLNTDENPQVASQYGIRSIPTLMIFKGGQRVDMVVGAVPKTTLANTIEKYL; encoded by the coding sequence ATGTCAGCAGCCGCAACAGTTACGGATGCCACTTTTAAACAAGATGTTCTCGAAAGTGAAGTTCCAGTCTTAGTTGATTTTTGGGCACCTTGGTGCGGTCCTTGTCGGATGGTTGCACCTGTCGTCGATGAAATTGCCGAACAGTATCAGGAACAACTCAAAGTTGTTAAACTCAATACAGACGAGAATCCCCAAGTAGCCAGTCAGTATGGTATTCGTAGCATTCCCACACTCATGATTTTTAAAGGTGGGCAGAGAGTAGATATGGTTGTTGGTGCAGTCCCGAAAACTACTTTGGCAAATACGATCGAAAAGTACCTCTAA
- a CDS encoding DUF2079 domain-containing protein: MWDKLQKTPGLRLVVAAAIAFFLLTLFLTLHRHYSFYSSYDQGIFNQVFWNNLHGRFFQSSLSSQLSTNVVHNDELPTVYYHRLGQHFTPALLTWLPIYALFPNPATLTVLQVILVTAAGLVLYALARQYLAPNLAGLITISFYCANAILGPTLANFHDLSQIPLFVFTLLLAMEKRWWWLFAIFAILILAVREDSAVILFGIGVYMVVSKRFPRLGLAICTLSFSYILFLTNLIMPLFSDDISQRFMLEKFGQYVEGDEASTWEIIGGMISQPWLLLVELVTPVDRTFNYLLGHWLPLAFIPAIAPNAWIIAGFPLMKLFLAKGQSVLAINIRYAMTVVPGLFYGTIIWWSKHPNLGKKSLFRRFWSFCLCLSLIFTFTSSTSALNRAFYFLLPDSFEPWVYISLPKQWHHVKKMRPLLAKIPAEASVSATTYIIPHLSSRREILRLPLLALRNDNREITKVDYLIADLWRLREYQPAFNQEWEELRDLTNLIDSVTKQKEYGIINFQDQVILLQKNTKSNPEATAAWLKLRQQIQPILQQSRD; encoded by the coding sequence ATGTGGGATAAATTACAGAAAACGCCAGGACTGAGATTAGTGGTTGCTGCCGCGATCGCCTTTTTTCTCTTAACTCTCTTTCTCACTCTCCACCGACACTACAGCTTTTACTCTTCTTACGATCAGGGTATCTTTAATCAAGTCTTTTGGAACAATCTTCACGGTCGTTTTTTCCAAAGTTCTCTCTCTTCTCAACTTTCCACCAATGTTGTCCATAATGATGAATTGCCGACGGTTTATTATCATCGTCTCGGACAACATTTTACTCCAGCACTCTTGACATGGTTGCCGATTTATGCACTGTTCCCCAATCCAGCCACCCTCACAGTTTTGCAGGTTATTTTGGTTACGGCGGCGGGTTTAGTTTTATACGCTTTAGCCAGACAATATTTAGCACCGAACTTAGCAGGATTAATTACAATTAGTTTCTACTGCGCCAACGCGATTTTAGGACCTACTTTAGCGAATTTTCACGACCTTTCCCAAATACCTTTATTTGTCTTTACTTTACTCCTAGCAATGGAAAAACGCTGGTGGTGGTTATTTGCCATTTTTGCCATCTTAATTTTAGCAGTTCGCGAAGACAGTGCGGTAATTTTATTTGGAATTGGAGTTTACATGGTAGTGAGTAAACGCTTTCCTCGTTTAGGATTAGCAATTTGCACTCTCAGTTTTAGCTATATTTTATTCCTAACTAATTTAATTATGCCGCTTTTTTCCGATGATATTTCCCAGCGATTTATGCTCGAAAAATTCGGTCAATATGTCGAGGGAGACGAAGCTTCTACTTGGGAAATTATTGGGGGAATGATTAGTCAACCTTGGCTATTATTAGTTGAGTTAGTCACTCCTGTAGATCGGACTTTCAACTATTTATTAGGTCACTGGTTGCCCTTAGCTTTTATTCCTGCAATAGCACCCAATGCTTGGATTATCGCCGGATTTCCTTTAATGAAACTATTTCTCGCCAAAGGACAATCAGTTTTAGCAATAAATATTCGCTACGCCATGACAGTTGTTCCAGGATTATTTTACGGCACAATTATTTGGTGGTCAAAACATCCTAACTTAGGGAAAAAAAGCTTATTTCGTCGCTTTTGGAGCTTTTGTCTGTGTCTTTCTTTAATTTTCACCTTTACCTCTAGCACTTCTGCCTTAAATCGTGCTTTTTACTTTCTTTTACCAGATTCATTTGAGCCGTGGGTGTATATTTCCTTACCAAAACAATGGCATCATGTCAAGAAAATGCGACCTTTACTAGCAAAAATTCCCGCCGAAGCCAGTGTTTCAGCTACCACTTATATTATCCCCCATCTTTCCAGCCGCCGGGAAATTTTACGCTTACCTTTATTAGCCTTGCGTAACGATAACCGAGAAATCACCAAAGTAGATTATCTCATTGCCGATCTTTGGCGATTACGAGAATATCAACCTGCTTTCAACCAAGAATGGGAAGAATTACGCGATCTCACCAACTTAATCGACTCAGTAACCAAACAAAAAGAATACGGCATAATCAACTTTCAAGACCAAGTAATCCTACTCCAAAAAAACACCAAATCCAACCCAGAAGCAACAGCAGCCTGGTTAAAATTACGACAACAAATCCAACCAATCTTACAACAATCAAGAGACTAA